A window of Costertonia aggregata contains these coding sequences:
- a CDS encoding RagB/SusD family nutrient uptake outer membrane protein, with protein MKNKTILSILLVTTVFIFVGCDDFLDEAPETFQTPQNFFETEAQINEAIAGIYNTNRGLMSVGGEHWRFGENRSDNSSFQFNPADRGGINNEEIDLFLMLSANPNLGDYWNANYSGISRANFALENIDGVSFNNEALKEVRRGEILFLRSWFYFNLVQLFGDVPFVTSAGDTPDEILSDEFLVRAPADQVYTNILADTQEAINLLPNTGDTESGRATLGAALMLKAKMHMALQEFQAAQALLEQMQSLGYSLQADYASIFAPDNKNNSEMVFEIQYSFALGQGSDFITNFVPFNSNNDILGDNGPAGSRGGQNQPTQSLIDLYDADDARFLHNISFYDDGTSVEPWMSKFNFGFEAVGPNTQDVNFPMFRYADALLMLAECYEETGGGDPIPLLVQVRSRSMPDPSLSVEETSDLEQTIADERRRELAFENHRWFDLLRTGKAVEVMTAHGAEQKAQKPTVPAEAYTNIRTVLGIPFGQVEEFGFTQNEGW; from the coding sequence ATGAAAAACAAGACGATATTATCAATTTTACTAGTGACCACTGTATTCATTTTCGTGGGTTGTGATGATTTTTTAGATGAAGCTCCTGAAACCTTTCAGACCCCTCAGAATTTTTTCGAGACCGAGGCTCAAATCAACGAGGCAATAGCCGGAATATACAATACCAATCGAGGATTAATGAGCGTGGGTGGGGAGCATTGGCGATTCGGCGAGAACCGTTCCGATAACAGCAGTTTTCAGTTCAATCCTGCTGACAGAGGGGGCATAAACAACGAGGAAATTGATTTATTTTTGATGCTTTCGGCAAACCCCAATCTTGGCGATTATTGGAATGCAAACTATTCCGGCATTTCCAGGGCCAACTTTGCTTTGGAAAATATCGATGGCGTTTCGTTTAACAACGAGGCCTTAAAGGAGGTGCGTCGGGGAGAAATTTTATTCTTGCGCAGCTGGTTTTATTTCAATTTGGTACAACTTTTTGGAGATGTACCCTTTGTGACTTCTGCCGGTGACACTCCCGATGAGATTTTATCCGATGAGTTTTTGGTCAGGGCTCCTGCAGACCAAGTGTACACCAACATCTTGGCAGATACACAAGAGGCCATTAATCTGTTACCTAATACTGGAGATACGGAAAGTGGGAGGGCCACCCTCGGAGCCGCATTGATGCTAAAGGCAAAAATGCACATGGCCTTGCAAGAGTTTCAAGCCGCTCAGGCATTGTTAGAACAAATGCAAAGTCTGGGGTATTCTTTACAGGCCGACTATGCGAGTATTTTTGCACCTGATAACAAGAACAACAGTGAAATGGTGTTTGAAATACAATATTCCTTTGCATTGGGTCAAGGTTCGGACTTCATAACGAATTTCGTGCCTTTCAATAGCAACAATGACATTTTGGGGGACAATGGTCCCGCAGGATCTCGGGGAGGACAAAACCAGCCCACCCAAAGCCTCATTGATCTGTATGATGCGGACGATGCCCGTTTTCTCCACAATATCTCTTTTTATGATGATGGAACATCGGTGGAACCTTGGATGAGCAAATTCAATTTTGGTTTTGAGGCCGTAGGGCCTAACACGCAAGATGTCAATTTTCCGATGTTTCGCTACGCTGATGCTCTGTTAATGTTGGCCGAATGCTACGAAGAGACGGGTGGCGGCGACCCCATTCCCTTGTTGGTACAGGTAAGGAGTCGATCTATGCCTGACCCAAGCTTGAGTGTAGAGGAAACATCTGATTTGGAACAGACCATTGCCGACGAACGGCGTAGGGAATTGGCTTTTGAAAACCACCGATGGTTCGATTTACTACGAACGGGAAAGGCCGTTGAGGTAATGACCGCCCATGGGGCAGAACAGAAAGCACAAAAACCTACAGTCCCGGCCGAAGCATATACCAATATCAGAACGGTTTTGGGCATCCCCTTCGGCCAAGTCGAGGAATTTGGTTTTACCCAAAATGAAGGTTGGTAG